A single region of the Mercenaria mercenaria strain notata chromosome 6, MADL_Memer_1, whole genome shotgun sequence genome encodes:
- the LOC123549398 gene encoding uncharacterized protein LOC123549398 isoform X2 — translation MVVFKGKAFSYQDVYARPVVVKGFRYYCGNTQDCKMYALCSEQGRNVAERFNKLLDKTSCKIRFVVPAVTEIDQRATLTHKKKWEKEEAVVFEEKLKGVFTTFIDKRCNTSANCDLILEAFCHFSLHASGGSFVICGLKGVQTKDTSEFILTNPTIHSREGRFGPKDKRDAGIQDFSNNHTCNEFCRMFMNKSSFEFDKASDEC, via the exons ATGGTCGTTTTCAAG GGCAAGGCCTTCAGCTACCAGGATGTTTATGCGAGGCCTGTTGTGGTGAAGGGTTTTAGATATTACTGTGGAAACACACAGGACTGTAAGATGTATGCGTTATGCAGCGAACAAGGTCGGAATGTTGCGGAACGGTTTAACAAACTTCTAGATAAAACTTCATGCAAG ataCGTTTTGTTGTGCCAGCTGTTACAGAAATTGATCAAAGAGCAACTTTAACCCACAAGAAGAAGTGGGAGAAAGAAGAAGCGGTGGTGTTTGAAGAAAAGCTTAAAGGGGTATTTACTACATTTATTGACAAAAGGTGCAACACGTCCGCAAATTGTGATTTAATTTTGGAGGCTTTTTGCCATTTTTCGTTACACGCATCCGGAGGGAGTTTTGTCATTTGTGGTCTCAAAGGCGTTCAGACAAAGGACACATCTGAATTTATTCTTACTAATCCGACCATACATTCACGGGAGGGTAGATTTGGCCCAAAAGACAAACGAGACGCTGGAATTCAAGACTTCAGTAATAATCATACATGTAATGAGTTCTGTCGCATGTTTATGAATAAATCATCTTTTGAATTCGACAAAGCATCTGACGAGTGTTGA
- the LOC123549398 gene encoding uncharacterized protein LOC123549398 isoform X1, with product MTESSTYSKYWPLFEGTKIRYRASFGPVHRKGEHMVVSKGKAFSYQDVYARPVVVKGFRYYCGNTQDCKMYALCSEQGRNVAERFNKLLDKTSCKIRFVVPAVTEIDQRATLTHKKKWEKEEAVVFEEKLKGVFTTFIDKRCNTSANCDLILEAFCHFSLHASGGSFVICGLKGVQTKDTSEFILTNPTIHSREGRFGPKDKRDAGIQDFSNNHTCNEFCRMFMNKSSFEFDKASDEC from the exons ATGACTGAAAGCAGCACTTACTCAAAATATTGGCCTTTATTTGAGGGTACAAAAATTCGCTACAGAGCTTCATTTGGACCCGTACATCGAAAAGGAGAGCACATGGTCGTTTCCAAG GGCAAGGCCTTCAGCTACCAGGATGTTTATGCGAGGCCTGTTGTGGTGAAGGGTTTTAGATATTACTGTGGAAACACACAGGACTGTAAGATGTATGCGTTATGCAGCGAACAAGGTCGGAATGTTGCGGAACGGTTTAACAAACTTCTAGATAAAACTTCATGCAAG ataCGTTTTGTTGTGCCAGCTGTTACAGAAATTGATCAAAGAGCAACTTTAACCCACAAGAAGAAGTGGGAGAAAGAAGAAGCGGTGGTGTTTGAAGAAAAGCTTAAAGGGGTATTTACTACATTTATTGACAAAAGGTGCAACACGTCCGCAAATTGTGATTTAATTTTGGAGGCTTTTTGCCATTTTTCGTTACACGCATCCGGAGGGAGTTTTGTCATTTGTGGTCTCAAAGGCGTTCAGACAAAGGACACATCTGAATTTATTCTTACTAATCCGACCATACATTCACGGGAGGGTAGATTTGGCCCAAAAGACAAACGAGACGCTGGAATTCAAGACTTCAGTAATAATCATACATGTAATGAGTTCTGTCGCATGTTTATGAATAAATCATCTTTTGAATTCGACAAAGCATCTGACGAGTGTTGA
- the LOC123549398 gene encoding uncharacterized protein LOC123549398 isoform X3, with amino-acid sequence MVVFKGKAFSYQDVYARSVVVKGFRYYCGNTQDCKMYKLCSEQGRIVAERFNKFLDKTSCKIRFVVPAVTEIDQRATLTHKKKWERDEAVVFEEKLKRGIRHIC; translated from the exons ATGGTCGTTTTCAAG GGCAAGGCCTTCAGCTATCAGGATGTTTATGCGAGATCTGTTGTGGTGAAGGGTTTTAGATATTACTGTGGAAACACCCAGGACTGTAAGATGTACAAGTTATGCAGCGAACAAGGCCGGATTGTTGCGGAACGTTTTAACAAATTTCTAGATAAAACTTCATGCAAG ATACGTTTTGTTGTGCCAGCGGTTACAGAAATTGATCAAAGAGCAACTTTAACCCACAAAAAGAAGTGGGAGAGAGATGAAGCGGTGGTGTTTGAAGAAAAACTTAAAAGGGGAATTCGCCATATTTGTTGA
- the LOC123549399 gene encoding uncharacterized protein LOC123549399, producing MIENCTYSVQWIRSRCRVSFELFPVKGKRMVVFMGKAFSREDVDSRSVMVKAFRYYCGNTQDCNMYKLCSEQGRIVAERFNKVLDKTSCKIRFVVPAVTQIDERATLTCKKKWEKDEAVVFEEKLKGKFTTFVDKRGKTSAHCDLILEAFCHFSLHESGGSFVICGLKGVQRKDTSEFILTNPTIHSREGRFGPKDKRDAGIQDFSNNHTCNKFCRMFINKLACEFDKASDEC from the exons ATGATTGAAAATTGCACTTACTCAGTACAGTGGATAAGAAGTCGCTGCAGAGTCTCATTTGAACTCTTTCCTGTCAAAGGAAAACGCATGGTCGTTTTCATG ggcAAGGCCTTCAGCCGAGAGGATGTTGATTCGAGATCTGTTATGGTGAAGGCTTTTAGATATTACTGTGGAAACACACAGGACTGTAACATGTACAAGTTATGCAGCGAACAAGGCAGAATTGTTGCGGAACGCTTCAACAAAGTTCTAGATAAAACTTCATGCAAG attCGTTTTGTTGTGCCAGCTGTTACACAAATTGATGAAAGAGCAACTTTAACCTGCAAGAAGAAGTGGGAGAAAGATGAAGCGGTGGTGTTTGAAGAAAAGCTGAAAGGGAAATTTACTACATTTGTTGACAAAAGGGGGAAAACATCCGCACATTGTGATTTAATTTTGGAGGCCTTTTGTCATTTCTCGTTACACGAATCCGGGGGGAGTTTTGTCATTTGTGGTCTCAAAGGCGTTCAAAGGAAGGACACATCTGAATTTATTCTTACTAATCCGACCATACATTCACGGGAGGGTAGATTTGGCCCAAAAGACAAGCGAGACGCTGGAATTCAAGACTTCAGTAATAATCATACATGTAATAAGTTCTGTCGCATGTTTATAAATAAACTAGCTTGTGAATTCGACAAAGCATCTGACGAGTGTTGA